The Comamonas sp. GB3 AK4-5 genome includes a region encoding these proteins:
- a CDS encoding 3-oxoacid CoA-transferase subunit B: MSNYQKRSKDQLAARVAQDIFDGAYVNLGIGQPTLVANHIPADREVVLHSENGILGMGPAPAKGLEDYDLTNAGKQPVTLLPGGSYFHHADSFAMMRGGHLDICVLGAFQVSATGDLANWSTGEPGAIPAVGGAMDLAVGAKSTWVMMDLVSKAGECKVVEACSYPLTGLACVKRIYTDLCTLECTPTGLRLVDLVPGLSHAELETIVGLPIAPAAAA, translated from the coding sequence GTGAGCAACTATCAAAAACGAAGCAAAGACCAACTGGCTGCCCGCGTGGCCCAGGACATCTTCGACGGTGCCTATGTCAATTTGGGCATTGGCCAACCCACCTTGGTGGCCAACCATATTCCGGCCGACCGCGAGGTGGTGCTGCATTCGGAAAACGGCATCCTGGGCATGGGCCCGGCGCCCGCCAAGGGCCTGGAAGACTATGACCTGACCAATGCCGGCAAGCAGCCCGTCACCCTGCTGCCCGGTGGCAGCTATTTCCACCATGCCGACAGCTTCGCCATGATGCGCGGCGGCCATCTGGACATTTGCGTGCTGGGCGCCTTCCAGGTCTCCGCCACGGGCGATCTGGCCAACTGGAGCACGGGTGAGCCTGGCGCCATTCCCGCCGTGGGCGGCGCCATGGACCTGGCCGTGGGCGCCAAGTCCACCTGGGTGATGATGGACCTGGTCAGCAAGGCCGGTGAATGCAAGGTGGTCGAGGCCTGCAGCTACCCCCTCACCGGCCTGGCCTGCGTCAAGCGCATCTACACCGATTTGTGCACGCTGGAATGCACGCCCACCGGCCTGCGCCTGGTGGACCTGGTGCCCGGCCTCTCACATGCCGAGCTGGAAACCATCGTCGGCCTGCCGATCGCCCCTGCTGCCGCAGCATAA